The Candidatus Dadabacteria bacterium genome includes a region encoding these proteins:
- the secE gene encoding preprotein translocase subunit SecE, which translates to MEKFDRIKVDTTRYLSGVATELKRITWPERKDTVKSTLVVVIITAFFALFFMLADYVFSFLFGLILS; encoded by the coding sequence ATGGAAAAATTTGACAGGATCAAAGTTGATACGACCAGGTATCTCAGCGGTGTTGCTACAGAACTGAAAAGAATAACCTGGCCCGAGCGTAAAGATACGGTTAAATCAACCTTAGTGGTTGTTATTATTACCGCGTTTTTTGCACTCTTTTTTATGCTGGCCGATTACGTGTTCTCTTTTCTGTTTGGTCTTATACTGAGTTAA